TTGAGAAGTCTTAGTTTAGTCATCCTATCAAAAGCTTTAACAATTAAGCATCCCTCATATGAGTGCCCCAAATCTAGGATTATGCTTTTAACTGTTTCTGTACCCTGTGCAAATCAAAGGGAAGGAAAAAGCAGAGAACCTTAGTTTAGATTATGAAGTTAATGGTTGTTTCTTAAGGAGTTGTTTGataataattttgttttcacttttcacttttgttttgattatttatttagaaatctgaaaattgaaaacatataacttgtttgtaattgttttcaattttcaattattaaaaaaatgaaaattaaaaattaaaaatggaaaCAAAAGTGGTTATCAAACGAGCTTAAGAAATTGATTTTGGTCAAAAGTTGAAGCTTTCTACTAAACATTGCATAAGAAGAGAAATTATCACCGTATTTTTAGTTATCACATGAAGAACATCTTCATAACTCCACAACCTACTTCGTTTCCCAGGCTCTTCGATAGATTCTTGCTGGACGATTTTCCGACCCATTTCCTCTAGTAAATCATGCATCTCCAGTTCCCCCTTCCATGAGACAGTTACTAGAGCTCGATCGATTAAAACTTTTATTCCAATATCAGGATAGGAACCACAGCTGTGCAGAACTTCGGTTGCATAGTCTTTTCTCATTCCTTTAAAGAAACATGCAATATCTAGAAAGATATCCTTCTCCGTGTCATCTAGTCCATCGAAGCTTGTTTTAAGCACATCATGAATTCCCTTTTGCgggattttctttattttttctaaCTCATTTTCCCACTGGCGTACATTTTTGTTATCAAGAAAAGCTCCCAAGACTTTGAGTGCTAAAGGCAGACCTTGAGCATATTTTACAGCACGCCTCGAGAGATCATCATAATCTCTGTTGGGTTGGTTTTTTCTAAAGGCGTACCGCCTAAAGAGTTCCAGAGCTCCATTATCACTTAAAATCTTGGGATTATATATCTCATCAGCTATGCTTAGTAATTGCGAATCTCTGGTTGTTATAATAATTCTGCTTCCACCACCAAAGGAATGTGGTTCTTTAAGTAAAGCTTCAATTTGTTCTAATTCTTCCACATCATCAACAACAATAAGAACTTTTCTCCGACCTAGGCTATTTAACACCACCTGGAAACCTTTATTCGAAACGTCGGAACTCCCCACCTTGTTGTTCGAGATACTCGATAGAAGTTCTGCCTGCATATATAGTTTGCCATGCTTTATGAAACCTTCCTTGAAATTTTCAAGAAAGCAACAAGCTTTAAATCCACCAGAGATTTCATCATAAACAGCTCTAGCGATGGTTGTTTTGCCTAAACCACCCATACCCCATATTCCAACAATGCGAACATCATTAGTTTCAACTCCAGGAGGATACAATAATGAATGCATGTTATGCATATGAGAGTCCATTTCAACCAAGCCATTATCTTTGCTTGATGATGATGAGATGTGGATCAATTTCTTAAAAACATCTTCTACAATTTTCTCAATAAGCTCTGCATCATCCCtgtcaaatttaaaaaacaatataataaCACCACCAAATAATACTTAATGGGTCTTTTTCATCtgttagtttaaaaaaaatagaaattaaaactaaaactaaaatctaaacgttataaaaatcccaaaaattaataggaaactaaaacaaattagaATTTACTCATATTTTCGCGAATCCCAGCCGGATAAACTGGTGGCAATTGTAAGAGCGGATCTCCAGCTCTGAACCTCTTCCATTTCAGCGTTAGAATCACGATCGTGCTGAGCAAAAGCTTCCTCGAATTTTCTCTTGAGTTTACGAACGTCAGACGGATCAACTTCATAGAAAATGGGGAGTACAATCTGGTTATTGGTATCCTTGCATTTCAAGATTTGCACGAGTTCTTTCAAGCACCAAGTGGAAGAAGCATAGTCTTGAGAGAAAACTACAATCGAAAGCCTTGACTCTCGAATCGCTGTCAGGAGCTCAGAAAGGTGGTCGCCTTTTCTGAGCTTCTCGGCATCAATGAAGGCGTTGATTGGTTTCTTAACCAGAGCGTTGTAGAGATGGCTGACGAAGCCCCTGCGAGTGTCTTCCCCTCTGAAATTGATGAACACATCGTATTTGCAACCAAGgccagaagaagatgaagaagaagaagcagccatTATTAATCGATCGCACCTGGTCAGCGACGATCGAGCAGCTAAGACTAAGAGAATTGTAAGTACAGAGATACTCAATAGATCTACAAATTGGATCACCGGAAATTAGTCTGATCGATACCAAGTCAATGAGTCAATGCAAAAGTAAAAAGGGGAAAGGGAAATTATGCTTTATGTTTTTTCACATCTTCTTCGGGGAAATTTCGGTGTGAAAGGAATCTTATCCTTTTGATTTTTTAACCGAAGCAAATGCGAAGAAAAGGGTCAAAGTGGTAAATTGAATATACACTTGCCTATCCAACAACctcttaatttaatatatttaattgaGAAAAGTAGTTTAGAGgaagaggtattcatcaattcccCATAAACTTGTGACCATTGGCCAATtttccccctcaactttaattttggccaatttcttccctaaactctcataattagttaatttcccccatcaactttaatttggtcaatttcccccctcaactctcataattagtcaatttgcaccctactgttaattttttatttatttttcatctattcttttttttttctttcaatctttctaataacttccaacaaaatactaaaattaatataaactcacctgcataatatagggtaaaatgtacaaaaacataataccattagtatgtgatatgggttgattataagaaaaagttatgaatcgggtttaaatcatgtagaagaagaaacaataatcctaaactcatggatcagacctatttcaataaaatgggttattcttaataaggagtcgaaaattatgaattgactAGCCATTTTTGCACTAAACCTCGATTCTCCGCAATTTACTTGAACTTAGCTTtcacttttataaagaaaattgtattcacatacaaaaatgtacacatcaatccttttcgttatcaattttgtatagtaaaaaatcaaataaaattactccatactaatttattatgactaataatactatttatgataaattgtaaaattctaaattttaatctatttgtaataggataaagacataggaaaatgattaacatacatcttatttagtttcttacacacacttgtttaattatgatcaaattaaaaaattaacagtagggtgcaaattgactaattataagagttgaggggggaaattggccaaattaaagttgaggggggaaattgactaattatgagagttgaggggggaaattggccaaaattaaagttgaggggggaattggccaatagtcacaagttcatgggggaaattgatgaatacctcttaGAGGAATGATGGTATCTCTTTTTCTTCTCACTCAATCTTCCAGCATGCGATTTAATCATGATTAAAGCCAAGCTTAATAATAGGTCGTATTATTTAGGTCGTTTTGGATTATAAGTTTTTGTTGTGAACTTGTGATACGATagttagaaaattaaaaaaattataatttaaatatatgTGGTGAAATCTGTTAAGATTTagattcaaaattgaaaatttcattaacttcATTAATTATTAGCACACGAAGCttacaaatgaaataaaaataataaaattagtctcacatgtAATCTCTATGCGCTAACAATTAATAGAGAGATTCATTTTAACCTAAAATGTGTGACTTACGTACtaataattaacaaaatattgacaaaattttcaattttaagcaTAAATCTTAATAAACTTCATCTCATAAACTTAAATCCTAATTCAACAATCTTCTCATTACCTTACCACTGCAAACTACCTTGccactacaaaaattattaatCAAATTAAACTTATTATTTACTTACAAATACGTAACTCAATCACCGAAAGCTATCTCCGTTGCTATCTCCGTTTCTTTGCTGAGTGGACAGCTGtctctttgtcttcttttggcAGATAGCTACTAGACTCCTAGTGGCCGGCCTATTTTCCACAGCTGGTTATAGGACTCAGTTGCTATTCAAGAAGTGTTATGTTGTAATTCAATATTGATGGAAATCCAACAGAATCTTCTTCGAATTGTTGTGAGCATTTTGGGATATTTTTTAATCATATTCATTTATCGTTGTGGGatcaattttattaaatattatttatgtttaattttaaataaataaatttaaaataaatttttatcgCACGATATACTATGAACGAATACGATTCATAGATCTCCAATATCTTCACAAGAAGAATCCAAAAGGATCCGGATTCAATGGAAATAAgctaattttgaatcaaataacattactttattttgtaagtaaattaattttaaatcaaaCAACATTCATTTATTATGTAGCTAATTAATTTTGTATGTGTCATCATATATATTAGGCACATTTTATTATAGGTGATTTTGtggtattcattttcatttgtaagtaagaggtcttaagttcgattttcatcaaaaacgaatttaaactatattattgctagtccattatgAGGCCTAACCCACcctcctcccccttagtgtagatagatcgtttgttcaaaaaaatatataatcaaAATAGAATGTGAAGCGAAACAATAGATCAACattatttatgttaattataaaTAGGTCAACCATGTATGTGATacttaaatcatttaaaataaaataaaaattacaaaatctgcCATTACAGCTGGCACACACTTTAATTAACACTTTCTTTCtcataatttttatatttggaaTAAGTCATACGAATCAAATACTACAATGTATTATCtgttttttaattctattttttacatttggattcagacactgCGTTGTAGTGTCCATTTACTGATTTTGTTTTTTCCATCACTCACATGCCTCCTATATGTTCCTTTGTACATTTGGATTTAGACAATGCAATGCAGTGTCTGTTTCTTGGTTCTGGTTTTCTCTTTTGGATTCAAACGCTGCATTGCAATGTATGTTTCCTAGTCCTATTTCTTTCATCATCCACACGTCTCCTACACTTCACACTTTCATGCGACTCCTGATTTTTACATTTAGATTCAGACATTGTAATGCAATGTTCATTTCCTACCTTTGATTTTTACATTTAAATCTAGGGTTAaactctgtttactaccctaatgtttcgtggttttctacatttagtacatcaaatttttttcatcccagagtcatacctaaagtgttaattttgggacagtctcatacatccattagtcaaactgttagttctcacgttaagtgatgatgtggcgcccatgtggacaatgactgggccccacgtgtcattaaaaaatattaaaataattaattatgtaACACCCGCCCCCACTTATAAAATTATATGTGTGTAATATTCCCTAAATATTCTGAATCTATCAATTTTACCCTTTTTGGACTACCCTATCAGGATCTAAACATTGGatccttctttcttttcaaactgccacgtggcagctccCTAGCAATTTCCCTGtcttctctctctgtccccCCCCCGTGActccttctttctcttcttctttttctgttttcttttctttcttctgtcTGTCTCTCTGTCCCTCCCGactctatctctttctctcgTCTCTCTCTCATAGCTCCctcatctctcttctctgcagCAACCCGCACGCACGCACCCATCTCCCCCGCGCGAAGAAGACCCATCTccttcttctctctccctctgtccCGTGCTGCGAGCCCAGAAACCGGAGAGGAACTCCGGCGAAACCTTTATTTTCCCGGTTGGGACGAATCGAAGCCGGGTGTAAGCACACCCAACTCCGGCGATCCCGAGGGTGTCGGGgctttttccggccatctccgatCGTTCCACGACGAAAGGAAGGTGCAATTATTAACGGTGATTCTGTTATACCTTCTTGGTATAGCTTTGCACCGTTGGTGtacggtgagtggaccccttcaaaatcatgttttaacaatagaaatgcatacatgaaaagcatgatttaatactTATGTTTTACGAAGTACTTTATGAGATAtatgcttactgaggctagattgaattattactatttttcctataacccatgttcttatagaatatccgatggatgacgatatgatattagaacatgtttagaacacctctttgtagtatagatgatggatgactttatactacgaagttgtttttcaatatgttatgctcaatggttttgtacttacctagtggtcctttccgctacgggacgtagggatagattccggtccgtcccgagcgacggtttggtgttggcatagggcctggagtgtgtttcctctggctatttagcacagggacggggagccggcatggggtctgtagtgtattttcctctgactgtctgctcagagacggggagctgGCATGGGGCCTGTAGAgtatcggacaattcactagtgttTATTACTTATACAAGTTATGAATTTGAGATATTgcacggcatgctaggtttcggaaaatctattttgatcatgatatatgtgttttcattaaacctgggggttagtatgttgataactgttttattatatttatatcaaactggtccactcatgtttgttttgcgcccccttcaggacctACGAACGAGGATTACGATATAAGCTACGAGGCTTTTCCCTATCAGTGATCCAGTGCTATACTTCTTCTGCTTCGATATCTTTTGTAATATAGCACATCTCTATTTTAAATTCTGTTTGTACTCTGTAATAGATGTATGCTTTGACATTATGCGTGGATCCTAATGTTGTAATTAGAAGTTGAATTTGTAGTATTATTGTGGCTAGTCTTGCTGCCTGTTTTAGCTTATTTGTGAGTTTTTACTtaaattaatggctttcgtcaccctttgggtgtcggccagcacgtgataATCCCGATGTCACGAggacatcgggatcggggcgtgtcagattggtatcagagcatgattcattcagagcatacttaggattcTTTTCCACCATTTGGTAATTATAATTCCCCTTATATCCTTAATTTTCTGTTGTTCTAAATCTTTCTTGTTTCTTATCAGAATTATGGATCCCGCTGGTGGGCATGTACCTCGTCGAGCTCGTTTTGGTATAGGGGGAGGACTTGAGCAATTGGCTAATGTTTTGCGAACTGCCCTTACTGGTAGATCATCGAATCGCACCTATATTGAGATTGCTACCAGTCATGGTATTCCAGAGCTTAAGGTAGTGGGAGCCTGTCCGGAGGCTGAGGAATGGTTAGAGCAGGTGGAAGATACTCTGGAGGGTATGAGATGTCCACCAGGTGAGTGGGCGGAGACTGCTGGGTTTTTTCTTAAGGGTCCTGCAAAGATTTGGTGGAAAGGAGTGAAGCATTCTCGTCCACGAGGCACTTCGATGACTTGGGTGGCATTCCGGAAAGCTTTCAGTGCACATTTTCTGAGTCCCAGTTATCAGTTGAGGATGAGACAACAATTTCTGGAGTTTCGTCAAGGCGATCTGAGTATCACAGAGATGGATAATACTTTTCGACGCCTGTCGAGACACCATCCGGTGACTTATGATAACCCGAGTGAGAAGATGGTTCAGTTGCTGGTTTGTTTGAACCCTGATTATCGTGAACGAGTGGCAGCTATAAGGCACAGAAGTTATGAGGAAATGATTGAGACTTGTTTGAGGATTGAACAATCTAGGTGGGAGACTCAGCACCAGGAGGAGCAGGCGCAGTATCAGGAACCACCCAGATATCAGGAACAACCTCGGAACCAGAACCAGAGAGGTCATGGTTTTAGATCTCGGAGTGTGAGGAAATCTGGTAGCTCTTCTAACTTTGTTGGCCCTAGACACTCTCATTCCTTCAAACGTCAGGGTCAAGGTTCAGGTTCTTCCAGCGAGGGTTCGGGTAATGAATCAGGGAGGCGATATTTCAGTCATTTTCGATCGCAGGTTACGTGCCACAGGTGTGGAGGCATGGGACATATTGCCAGATTTTGCCCTTCAGGACAGCCTGCTGAGAGTTATGCATCGGTGCCGAGTTATGGTGGAGGGAGTAATCCGAGTTCTAGCTATGGAGGTAATTACACTCAGAGTTATGGTGGAAGTGGAAGTGGAAGTCAGAATACCCAATTTTCCACTCAGAGACAGCCGCAACAGTTTGGTGCAGCTTCGAGTAGCCGCTCTCAGGGGAATCGAGCAGGCCGTAATAATCAAGGTTTCAGAGCTCGTGGTAACCGTAACAGTGGTGGAGGACGTCAGTTTCATGGACGTATCAACGCCATGACACAGCAGGAGGCTGATCAGGATCCTCAAGTCATTACCGGTATGTTACTTATTTGTGGTAACTGGGCGAGGGTTCTAATCGATCCGAGTgctactttttcttttgtgtctTCATCTTTTGCACCGAATTTAAATGCACCACCTACACCTCTTGGTTATGATATGCTTGTGCAAATGCCGCAAGGGGATCTGTTTTGTGCTCAGTGGGAGTATAAAAGTTGCCCAGTGGTAGTGGAAGGGGAAATGATGGAGGCTAATCTGGTCCCTTTTCATTTGGCGGAGTTCGATGTGATTTTGGGGATGGATTGGCTATCCAGGCACCGGGCCTATGTCGCATGTTGGGAGAAATCTGTGACGTTCAATCGACCTGGACGACCGTCAATCACATTTCAGGGTGAGCGACGAATCCTTCCTAGTAGTATTATTTCCGCTATTCAGGCTACTAGATTGTTGAGTAGGGGATGTGTGGGATTCTTAGCTCATGTAGTAACGAGGGATAAATCTTCGTTACGTCCTAAGGATGTGCCAGTGGTGAAGCATTACACCGATGTTTTCCCGGAGGATTTACCAGGGTTACCGCCTGCGAGGGAAATTGAATTTACCATCGATTTACTTCCAGGAACAGACCCTATCTCTTTAGCACCTTATCGCATGGCACCGGCGGAGTTGAGGGAATTGAAGGTTCAACTTCAGGAATTGGTGGATAAAGGTTACATCCAACCCAGTATGTCTCCCTGGGGTGCTCCtgttttatttgttaaaaaGAAGGATGGATCGATGAGACTTTGCATCGACTATCGGCAGTTAAACCGGGTGACGGT
This region of Malus domestica chromosome 07, GDT2T_hap1 genomic DNA includes:
- the LOC114825904 gene encoding disease resistance protein RUN1-like isoform X3; its protein translation is MAASSSSSSSGLGCKYDVFINFRGEDTRRGFVSHLYNALVKKPINAFIDAEKLRKGDHLSELLTAIRESRLSIVVFSQDYASSTWCLKELVQILKCKDTNNQIVLPIFYEVDPSDVRKLKRKFEEAFAQHDRDSNAEMEEVQSWRSALTIATSLSGWDSRKYEDDAELIEKIVEDVFKKLIHISSSSSKDNGLVEMDSHMHNMHSLLYPPGVETNDVRIVGIWGMGGLGKTTIARAVYDEISGGFKACCFLENFKEGFIKHGKLYMQAELLSSISNNKVGSSDVSNKGFQVVLNSLGRRKVLIVVDDVEELEQIEALLKEPHSFGGGSRIIITTRDSQLLSIADEIYNPKILSDNGALELFRRYAFRKNQPNRDYDDLSRRAVKYAQGLPLALKVLGAFLDNKNVRQWENELEKIKKIPQKGIHDVLKTSFDGLDDTEKDIFLDIACFFKGMRKDYATEVLHSCGSYPDIGIKVLIDRALVTVSWKGELEMHDLLEEMGRKIVQQESIEEPGKRSRLWSYEDVLHVITKNTGTETVKSIILDLGHSYEGCLIVKAFDRMTKLRLLKIGTFSIQHLTGSLKFVSSELRFLSWSCFPLKSLPSNFQFENLVGLDMQYSHIDRLWEGTQLENCKELKSLPSSICQLKSLVYLSLSGCTKFEVFPSIEENMEGLRNLVLDGTSIKELSPWIERLTELRYLHLRDCKSLVHRPNTLCNLYWYPLEDAYRQPPNF